In Deferribacter desulfuricans SSM1, the following are encoded in one genomic region:
- a CDS encoding methyl-accepting chemotaxis protein encodes MKKLYLFFEKTFFNSITKKLIGNIFFLFLFQIITYIIFLNSKSKIINFISNNNFEKVAKVLSTTNTYYLAILILSFLSSCFILYFLRYLTLIPVKKIIEIFNEIGSGEGDLSKDLPVTTYDEFRELSNSYNSFLKKLREIIDSVRSHGILIAISSAKVKAKISKATLNSKKQGELAEQVFNASNEANVAITEITENTQYVTSSTQNNINSAKDSLEKMNEVADKIQKVNDQFMQFLNVVDILSNSSEQIKGVLGLIQDIADQTNLLALNAAIEAARAGEHGRSFAVVADEVRKLAEKVKSATDDINENIKNMITNVKTTKEESEQIVDDVKDTTEIIGETANQFQQMIQEFEVNGEQLLKIASAIEELSITNNEIHQSVEEIYNLSQDVLTSMDEANSATEELNKETQLMQVLVSKFKTGAGECKFETITELANKYKELCVEKINNIKNSGVNIFDTNYRPIPNTNPQKYSTVYDKHFEKELQRIYDEAVNEIPGAIFTLCVDKNGYAPTHNSKYSKPLTGNYEQDLISSRDKRIFNDLTGIAAARNQEKFLLQTYMRDTGEIICDLSMPIFIDGKHWGAIRVGFDPVVAFCLNK; translated from the coding sequence ATGAAAAAACTCTATTTATTTTTTGAAAAAACATTTTTTAATTCTATAACCAAAAAATTAATCGGAAATATTTTCTTTTTGTTTTTATTTCAAATAATAACATACATAATTTTCTTAAATTCAAAATCTAAAATAATAAATTTTATCTCAAATAATAATTTTGAAAAAGTAGCTAAAGTTTTATCTACCACAAATACATACTATTTAGCTATACTTATCTTGTCATTTTTATCCTCATGTTTTATCTTATATTTTTTAAGATATTTAACATTAATACCTGTAAAAAAAATCATTGAAATATTTAATGAAATTGGAAGTGGCGAAGGTGATCTATCAAAAGACCTTCCTGTAACAACATATGACGAGTTTCGTGAATTATCAAACAGTTACAACAGCTTTTTGAAAAAATTAAGAGAAATAATCGATTCCGTAAGATCTCACGGTATCCTCATAGCAATAAGTTCTGCAAAAGTAAAAGCAAAAATAAGTAAAGCAACTCTCAATTCAAAAAAACAAGGGGAGTTGGCAGAGCAAGTTTTCAATGCAAGTAATGAAGCAAATGTTGCAATTACTGAAATTACAGAGAATACCCAGTATGTGACTTCATCAACTCAAAATAATATAAATTCAGCAAAAGATTCTCTAGAGAAAATGAATGAAGTTGCAGATAAAATTCAAAAGGTAAATGATCAGTTTATGCAATTTCTAAATGTTGTTGATATTTTGAGTAATAGCTCTGAGCAGATAAAAGGGGTTTTAGGTTTGATTCAAGATATTGCAGATCAAACAAATTTGCTAGCATTAAACGCTGCAATAGAGGCAGCAAGAGCGGGTGAGCATGGTAGAAGTTTTGCGGTTGTAGCTGATGAGGTAAGAAAGCTTGCAGAAAAAGTAAAATCAGCAACAGATGATATAAACGAAAATATAAAAAATATGATAACAAATGTTAAAACAACAAAAGAAGAAAGCGAGCAGATAGTTGATGATGTTAAAGACACTACAGAAATTATTGGTGAAACGGCAAATCAGTTTCAACAAATGATACAAGAATTTGAAGTTAACGGAGAACAGTTATTAAAGATTGCATCAGCTATAGAAGAATTATCTATCACAAATAACGAAATTCATCAAAGTGTGGAAGAAATCTACAACCTAAGTCAAGATGTTTTAACAAGCATGGATGAAGCAAATAGTGCTACGGAAGAGCTCAACAAAGAAACACAACTTATGCAGGTACTTGTTTCAAAATTTAAAACAGGTGCTGGTGAGTGTAAATTTGAAACAATAACTGAGTTAGCAAATAAATATAAAGAGCTATGTGTTGAAAAAATTAACAACATTAAAAATAGTGGTGTAAATATTTTTGATACAAATTACAGACCAATTCCTAACACTAACCCACAAAAATACTCCACTGTTTATGATAAGCATTTTGAAAAGGAGTTACAGAGGATTTATGATGAAGCAGTAAATGAGATACCAGGTGCTATATTTACACTTTGTGTGGATAAAAACGGTTATGCACCAACGCATAATTCTAAATACTCAAAACCATTGACAGGCAATTATGAACAAGACCTTATTAGCAGTAGAGATAAAAGGATTTTTAATGACCTTACTGGTATTGCAGCAGCAAGGAATCAAGAAAAATTTTTACTTCAAACATATATGAGAGATACTGGAGAGATTATTTGTGATCTATCAATGCCCATTTTTATAGATGGCAAGCATTGGGGTGCTATAAGGGTTGGTTTCGATCCTGTAGTGGCTTTTTGTTTAAATAAATAG
- a CDS encoding HP0495 family protein: MNINIDEVIEFPTLYTFKIIGINTEIFKNKVILLFQNKKNKNLKFNLSKSNKYLSVTVEVEVINKDELFEIYKKIKNIQGVTYFL, encoded by the coding sequence ATGAATATTAACATTGATGAGGTAATAGAATTTCCCACATTATACACTTTTAAGATTATTGGTATCAATACCGAAATTTTTAAAAATAAAGTAATCTTACTTTTTCAAAACAAAAAAAACAAAAACCTAAAGTTTAATCTAAGTAAGTCGAATAAATACCTATCAGTAACAGTTGAGGTGGAAGTTATTAATAAAGATGAATTATTCGAAATCTATAAAAAGATCAAAAACATACAAGGGGTAACTTATTTTCTATAA
- a CDS encoding TIGR04013 family B12-binding domain/radical SAM domain-containing protein yields the protein MNFIFIKDKYNKYSIRAIAASFEKYFDFPYEIISNESASQKQIKNSVIFCSFNSLNKDFYFKLSKKLIDKNVLICGGPHPSAKSDECLNYFHSVCVGEGEIAVKEIVNDLLENSLKRIYRQTISTNLNEFSSYPKKHHIFGPIEITRGCLFNCHYCQTPKLFKGKIRHRNIESIAIDVDFAYKNKKTDFRFITPDAGIYNYKNGINLQAIEELFKTIKSITKNNGRIFFGSFPSELNPFHVNEDLIKLMNHYCSNKKVVIGLQTASERLLKIINRPTDLIQVEKTINLFLKYGFGVDVDFIFGLPDETDKDIEQSIKWIEKWESKVRVHAHYFMPLPGSFFENKTPTPISDKSLKKLKSLEGKGKIFGMWIKQMEYSKNFLNKKTLCDYIT from the coding sequence ATGAATTTTATTTTTATAAAAGATAAATACAACAAATATTCAATAAGAGCAATTGCTGCGAGTTTTGAGAAATATTTCGACTTTCCATATGAAATAATTTCCAATGAAAGTGCATCACAAAAACAGATTAAAAACTCAGTAATATTTTGCTCATTTAATTCATTAAATAAAGATTTCTATTTCAAACTATCTAAGAAACTAATAGATAAGAATGTCTTAATCTGTGGTGGGCCTCACCCATCTGCTAAAAGCGATGAATGTTTAAATTACTTTCATTCTGTTTGTGTAGGTGAAGGTGAAATTGCCGTAAAAGAAATTGTAAACGATTTATTAGAAAACAGCCTAAAAAGAATATACAGACAAACAATTTCGACTAATCTAAATGAGTTTAGTTCCTATCCAAAAAAACACCATATCTTTGGACCAATTGAAATTACAAGGGGCTGTTTGTTTAATTGCCACTATTGCCAAACTCCAAAACTATTTAAAGGGAAAATAAGACATAGAAATATAGAATCTATAGCAATTGATGTTGATTTTGCATACAAAAATAAAAAAACAGATTTTCGTTTTATAACTCCTGATGCTGGCATATATAACTATAAAAATGGAATTAACTTACAAGCCATCGAAGAACTTTTTAAAACCATAAAATCTATTACAAAGAATAATGGAAGAATATTTTTTGGCTCTTTTCCATCTGAGCTAAACCCTTTTCATGTAAATGAAGATTTAATAAAACTGATGAACCATTACTGTTCAAACAAAAAAGTAGTTATTGGTCTTCAAACTGCCAGTGAACGATTATTAAAAATTATAAATAGACCAACTGATTTGATACAGGTAGAAAAAACAATAAACCTATTCTTAAAATACGGATTTGGTGTGGACGTGGACTTTATTTTTGGATTACCAGATGAAACAGATAAAGATATAGAACAGAGTATAAAATGGATTGAAAAATGGGAGTCAAAAGTAAGGGTGCACGCTCACTACTTCATGCCACTTCCTGGAAGTTTTTTTGAAAATAAAACACCAACACCAATCAGCGACAAATCATTAAAAAAACTTAAATCACTAGAAGGTAAAGGGAAAATTTTTGGAATGTGGATTAAACAAATGGAATACAGTAAAAATTTCTTGAATAAAAAAACATTGTGTGATTATATAACATAA
- a CDS encoding NfeD family protein, with product MKNKFILTLFIFFILVRYGISANLCAIKIDGVISPVTSKFIEQTIKKCENKDGLILYLNTPGGLLTSTREIVQSIFTSQIPVITVVSPPGARAGSAGSFIVLASHYAIMFEGTNIGAAHPVSIFGKDIDGDMRKKIENDTIAFMKSIAEKRNRNIEKAISMVKDSKSYTAQEALKFKLIDKVVKNNQELNMYLKNIFNDNIQIEEIEPTQFEKLKFFLSNPDILVLLLFITLLSIYLEIKFGGTFIFAGLGIISFILFLLGLNIIPINLLALLIFLSGILLLILEIFIPSYGLLTISAIILITIGLNMLFKVKGSMGIGVSIYMILTIIGLIGLIAFILGKVIFKDFKRKPETGSEKLIGMTAEVMQWDGKKGKIFINGEYWDIISEDDINVNDKVLVVDVKGLTLVVKKVAA from the coding sequence ATGAAAAATAAATTTATCTTAACCCTATTTATATTTTTTATTTTAGTTAGATACGGAATATCAGCCAACCTCTGTGCAATAAAAATAGATGGTGTAATTTCACCAGTAACATCTAAATTTATAGAACAAACGATAAAAAAATGTGAAAATAAAGATGGGCTAATATTATACTTAAACACACCAGGTGGACTACTAACATCTACAAGAGAAATTGTTCAATCCATATTTACTTCTCAAATCCCTGTGATAACAGTTGTTTCTCCACCTGGAGCAAGAGCTGGCTCAGCTGGTTCGTTTATTGTGCTGGCTTCTCATTATGCCATCATGTTTGAAGGAACAAATATCGGTGCTGCTCATCCTGTGTCAATTTTTGGTAAAGATATTGATGGAGATATGCGTAAAAAGATAGAAAACGATACTATTGCTTTTATGAAATCCATTGCAGAAAAAAGAAATAGAAATATTGAAAAAGCAATATCAATGGTTAAAGATTCTAAAAGTTATACTGCACAGGAAGCTTTAAAATTTAAGCTTATAGACAAAGTCGTAAAAAATAATCAAGAACTAAATATGTATTTAAAAAATATATTTAATGATAATATCCAGATTGAAGAGATTGAGCCTACTCAATTTGAAAAACTTAAATTTTTTCTTAGCAACCCAGATATTTTGGTATTACTTTTATTTATCACACTTTTATCAATATATCTTGAAATTAAATTTGGTGGAACTTTTATTTTTGCAGGATTAGGGATAATTTCATTCATACTTTTTTTACTAGGATTAAATATTATACCAATAAATCTATTAGCTCTCCTGATATTTTTATCAGGTATTCTCTTATTAATTTTAGAAATTTTTATTCCAAGCTATGGTTTGCTCACAATATCTGCTATTATTTTAATAACAATTGGTCTTAACATGTTGTTTAAAGTAAAAGGTAGTATGGGGATAGGTGTGTCTATTTATATGATTCTCACTATCATTGGATTGATAGGACTAATCGCTTTTATTTTAGGAAAAGTTATATTTAAGGATTTCAAAAGAAAACCTGAAACAGGCTCTGAAAAACTAATAGGGATGACAGCAGAAGTTATGCAATGGGATGGAAAAAAAGGGAAAATTTTTATAAACGGAGAATACTGGGATATAATTTCTGAAGACGATATCAATGTTAATGATAAAGTATTAGTTGTTGATGTCAAAGGGCTAACTTTAGTAGTGAAAAAAGTTGCTGCATGA
- the trmB gene encoding tRNA (guanosine(46)-N7)-methyltransferase TrmB — MEADVVNKINLKLDFESKVYVFSEEIKPQLKPFANYESISFKDIFKNDNLVNVEIGIGNGEFIAHYAQKWQNENFLGFEVVKKVIRKAIHRVEKNNLQNVRLIHFDAKFFVALFENNSVKRFFVNFPDPWPKKKHHKRRLLKPEFLQLLSDKLVKDGELFIATDHEDYKNEIVENLILCGKFKSIWNTWYKEELIDYFPTKYYRKFASKTGVYFFHLKNEK, encoded by the coding sequence ATGGAAGCAGATGTAGTAAATAAAATAAATTTAAAATTGGATTTCGAAAGTAAAGTTTATGTTTTTTCTGAGGAAATAAAACCTCAACTAAAACCATTTGCAAACTATGAATCTATTAGTTTTAAAGATATTTTCAAAAATGATAACCTTGTAAATGTAGAAATAGGAATAGGAAATGGAGAATTTATAGCTCATTACGCTCAAAAATGGCAAAATGAAAACTTTTTAGGTTTTGAAGTTGTAAAAAAGGTTATCAGAAAAGCCATTCATCGTGTAGAAAAAAATAATCTCCAAAATGTTAGACTAATCCATTTTGATGCCAAATTTTTTGTAGCACTTTTTGAAAATAATAGTGTTAAAAGATTTTTTGTAAACTTTCCAGATCCATGGCCGAAGAAAAAACATCATAAACGCAGATTATTAAAACCAGAATTTTTGCAGTTGTTATCAGATAAGCTCGTAAAAGACGGGGAGCTTTTTATTGCAACTGACCATGAAGATTATAAAAATGAAATCGTTGAAAACTTAATATTGTGTGGTAAATTTAAATCTATATGGAACACCTGGTATAAAGAAGAGCTTATAGATTATTTCCCAACCAAATATTATAGAAAGTTTGCATCAAAAACTGGTGTTTACTTTTTCCATCTTAAAAATGAAAAATAA
- a CDS encoding MBL fold metallo-hydrolase, whose translation MKIIEITDNLFVIDQKASYTCGLVLNDEVILFDSCLDASNAKKIDKLLGKSVKAIFHTHSHADHVGGDFFFHNKYRCEVYIHKNELSFLTYPYLEPSLLYGGAAYTAITSKFLKAEKVESAKPIDLATQILDDLNIEIIDLPGHSPAQIGFKIENILFVGDALFSEELIEKYKLLYLFNPKEYYKSLEKLEKLNFEKIIFCHKGILSKNKSTNVIKINKEHLLDIYNKIYKYADGNTAEEITDILINELDIHINLDLISLINSTVKGYLSWLESDNKLKVYYDKGVRWKQM comes from the coding sequence ATGAAAATTATTGAAATAACGGATAATCTTTTTGTAATTGATCAAAAAGCATCTTATACTTGCGGTTTGGTTTTAAATGATGAAGTAATTTTGTTTGACAGCTGTCTTGATGCGTCCAACGCTAAAAAGATTGATAAACTATTAGGAAAAAGTGTTAAAGCGATTTTTCATACACATTCTCATGCAGATCACGTAGGTGGGGACTTTTTCTTTCACAACAAATATAGGTGTGAAGTCTATATACATAAAAATGAATTATCCTTTTTAACCTATCCATATTTAGAACCATCACTTCTTTATGGTGGTGCTGCTTATACTGCTATTACTAGCAAATTTCTTAAGGCCGAAAAAGTTGAATCAGCAAAGCCTATAGATTTGGCTACTCAAATCTTAGATGATCTTAACATAGAAATAATTGATCTACCTGGCCATTCACCTGCACAGATAGGATTTAAAATTGAAAATATTCTTTTTGTAGGTGATGCACTGTTTTCTGAGGAATTGATAGAAAAATATAAGCTCCTCTATTTATTCAATCCAAAAGAATACTACAAATCCTTAGAAAAATTAGAAAAACTCAATTTTGAAAAAATAATTTTTTGTCACAAAGGGATTTTATCAAAAAACAAATCTACAAATGTGATCAAAATTAATAAAGAACACCTATTAGATATTTATAATAAAATTTATAAATATGCAGATGGAAATACTGCAGAGGAGATTACAGATATTTTGATAAATGAGCTTGATATCCATATCAATTTAGATTTAATCAGCCTAATAAATTCAACTGTAAAAGGTTATTTAAGCTGGTTAGAATCAGATAACAAATTAAAAGTTTATTACGATAAAGGAGTTAGATGGAAGCAGATGTAG
- a CDS encoding DUF1858 domain-containing protein codes for MKISKDMIIVDVLRKYPKVVEVFEKFNMGCVSCLGVQNESIEKGCMMHGINPDELINELEKFINENY; via the coding sequence ATGAAAATAAGTAAAGATATGATTATAGTAGACGTTTTGAGAAAATATCCTAAGGTTGTTGAAGTATTTGAAAAATTTAATATGGGTTGTGTTAGCTGTCTTGGAGTACAAAATGAATCTATTGAAAAAGGGTGTATGATGCATGGTATAAATCCTGATGAGCTAATAAATGAATTAGAGAAATTTATAAATGAAAATTATTGA
- a CDS encoding thiamine pyrophosphate-dependent enzyme, which yields MKAHELNTGKTPVWCPGCGNYAIWNALKGAIADLNLNPWEVVTVSGIGCSGKMVNHIRCYGFHSLHGRVLPVATGVKLANHKLTVIANGGDGDGYGMGMGHFVHAMRRNIDLTYIVHDNRTYGLTTGQASPTAKRGTVTKSTPEGVFEEPVNPIAFALSAGATFIARGYSGESEHLKELIKKAINHKGFALIDVLQPCVSFARDYSYDYYDSRIYFLDENYNSNNKESAFKLAFEKDKYALGIIYEDKSKPTYEEQHGVLKEKTLCEQGVKLKDISPLLKLYK from the coding sequence ATGAAGGCACATGAATTGAATACAGGTAAAACTCCAGTATGGTGTCCAGGTTGCGGAAACTATGCTATCTGGAATGCTTTGAAAGGTGCAATTGCTGATCTTAATCTAAATCCTTGGGAAGTGGTAACAGTCTCAGGTATAGGTTGTTCAGGTAAAATGGTAAATCATATTAGATGCTACGGGTTTCACTCATTGCATGGAAGAGTTCTACCTGTAGCAACTGGCGTGAAACTTGCAAACCATAAATTAACAGTCATTGCAAATGGTGGCGATGGTGATGGCTATGGGATGGGTATGGGACACTTTGTGCATGCTATGAGGAGAAATATAGACTTAACATATATAGTGCATGATAATAGGACTTACGGCCTCACAACTGGTCAAGCATCTCCAACTGCTAAAAGAGGTACCGTTACTAAATCAACTCCAGAGGGAGTTTTTGAGGAACCAGTTAACCCTATTGCATTTGCATTATCTGCAGGAGCCACTTTCATTGCAAGAGGTTACTCTGGAGAAAGTGAACATTTAAAAGAATTGATTAAAAAAGCAATCAATCACAAAGGATTTGCACTAATAGATGTATTACAGCCTTGTGTATCTTTTGCAAGGGATTACTCATATGATTATTATGATAGTCGTATATATTTCTTAGACGAAAACTATAATTCAAATAACAAGGAAAGCGCTTTTAAATTGGCTTTTGAAAAAGATAAATATGCTCTAGGTATTATTTATGAAGATAAATCAAAACCTACATATGAAGAACAGCATGGTGTTTTAAAAGAAAAAACGCTATGTGAACAAGGTGTAAAATTAAAAGACATATCCCCATTGTTAAAATTATACAAATAA
- a CDS encoding 2-oxoacid:acceptor oxidoreductase subunit alpha encodes MNLISLKIAAPAGFGVMSMGPMFAKVLKRSGFYVMGYPEYPSLIRGGYNSYQLLISDEPVYNPYIKTDILLTFTKLSFEKEKIEENVTVIADFEKLKVDKEKINAKIIDIPLSKILKENNLKDIVKNTLALGYVAKLLKIDYKIFEDVIKETMPEKHHEINLSALKIGYDICKNTFNFNFEKKDYQNHIIVTGNESTALSAIASGVNFYSTYPMTPASTVLHFLAKYAKDYGIIVKHTEDEIAGVTMAIGAAYAGARAMTGTSGGGFSLMVEGLGLAAITETPILFFISQRPGPATGMPTWQEQADLKFVLNASQDEFVRAVFTPGDITELFYAVNEALNIAEKYQIPTFVLSDKYLSESLFMDTEFNLNALKIDRGYVFEGDKDKPLEFFPRYKEVKDGIPQRAFPGTIGGIHKTPSNEHDEYGFVSDDAKVRKLMQDRRFKKLNSLANDMPQPKLYGDQTAETTFVCWGSTKTVLLEAMKYNKDFNFIHFPAIYPINWDETKALLQSANKLVLIENNFLGQLGQVIAENTGIIIEDKFLKYDGRPFFTEEILEYLGE; translated from the coding sequence ATGAACCTTATTTCATTAAAAATAGCTGCACCAGCAGGATTTGGTGTTATGAGTATGGGCCCCATGTTTGCAAAAGTATTAAAAAGAAGCGGTTTTTATGTCATGGGTTACCCGGAATACCCTTCATTAATACGTGGTGGATATAACTCTTATCAGCTTTTAATATCTGACGAGCCTGTATATAACCCTTATATCAAAACAGATATTTTACTCACATTTACAAAACTTTCATTCGAAAAAGAAAAAATAGAAGAAAATGTCACTGTTATTGCAGATTTTGAAAAATTAAAAGTGGATAAAGAAAAAATTAATGCAAAAATAATAGACATCCCTTTAAGTAAAATCTTAAAAGAGAACAACTTAAAAGATATTGTAAAAAATACTCTTGCATTAGGATATGTCGCTAAACTGTTAAAGATTGATTACAAAATATTCGAAGATGTAATAAAAGAAACAATGCCTGAAAAACATCATGAAATTAACTTAAGTGCATTAAAAATAGGTTATGATATTTGCAAAAATACCTTCAACTTTAATTTTGAAAAGAAAGATTACCAAAATCATATAATTGTTACAGGAAATGAATCTACAGCTCTCTCAGCAATAGCCTCTGGTGTAAACTTTTACAGCACCTATCCAATGACACCAGCTTCCACAGTACTCCATTTTTTAGCTAAATACGCAAAAGATTATGGGATTATTGTTAAGCATACCGAAGATGAAATAGCCGGAGTAACGATGGCTATAGGTGCAGCCTACGCTGGTGCAAGAGCTATGACAGGAACATCTGGTGGTGGTTTCTCATTAATGGTTGAAGGGTTGGGTCTTGCCGCAATTACCGAAACTCCAATACTTTTTTTTATAAGTCAAAGACCAGGACCAGCTACAGGGATGCCCACTTGGCAAGAACAAGCTGATTTAAAATTTGTTTTAAATGCTTCTCAAGATGAATTTGTAAGAGCTGTTTTTACTCCTGGAGATATAACAGAGCTTTTTTATGCAGTAAATGAAGCTTTAAACATTGCTGAAAAATATCAAATCCCTACCTTTGTCCTTTCCGACAAATATTTGTCAGAATCGCTCTTTATGGATACAGAGTTTAATCTCAATGCATTAAAAATTGATAGAGGTTATGTCTTCGAAGGGGATAAAGACAAACCGTTAGAATTTTTCCCAAGATACAAAGAAGTTAAAGATGGAATCCCTCAAAGAGCTTTTCCTGGAACAATAGGTGGTATTCATAAAACTCCAAGTAATGAGCATGATGAATACGGTTTTGTAAGTGATGATGCAAAAGTAAGAAAATTAATGCAAGATAGAAGGTTTAAAAAATTAAATTCTCTTGCAAATGATATGCCACAACCTAAGTTATATGGTGACCAAACTGCTGAAACCACATTTGTTTGCTGGGGCTCAACAAAAACTGTTTTACTTGAAGCTATGAAATATAACAAAGATTTTAATTTTATACACTTTCCTGCAATATATCCAATAAATTGGGATGAAACTAAAGCTTTATTACAAAGTGCAAACAAACTTGTATTAATAGAAAACAATTTCTTAGGTCAATTAGGACAGGTTATAGCTGAAAATACCGGGATAATTATTGAAGACAAATTTTTAAAATATGACGGAAGACCATTTTTTACAGAAGAAATTTTAGAATATTTAGGGGAGTAA
- a CDS encoding DUF2156 domain-containing protein, whose translation MNCEKLELSHKDILFHKLKSINTMISEYNFANLYLFRKKHQYHVCKTKFKNNDYLLVKGKTYDNKVYFMPIFEINENTVDFFKNLQDEVDYIFPIDEKWLPFFQEFNHYYYDGDSDYIYTVEKISSYSGRKLHKKRNLVKQFKTLYEVEVKPLLKNDTENAKKILEEWINENSFTKEETDFFECLEALDLLEELVLCGLIYYVNGKPAGFIIGEEHNQDLFLIHFAKGLKKYKGIYQFIYNDFAKKLPNKYKYLNFEQDLGQMALRKAKSSYHPDILLKKYRIKLK comes from the coding sequence ATGAACTGTGAAAAGTTAGAACTATCACACAAAGATATTCTGTTTCATAAACTTAAAAGCATAAACACGATGATTTCTGAATACAATTTTGCAAATTTGTACCTTTTTAGGAAGAAACATCAATACCATGTCTGTAAAACCAAATTTAAAAATAATGATTATTTATTAGTAAAAGGTAAAACATATGATAATAAAGTCTATTTTATGCCAATATTCGAAATAAATGAAAACACAGTAGATTTTTTTAAGAATTTGCAAGATGAAGTAGACTACATATTCCCTATTGATGAAAAATGGTTGCCATTCTTTCAAGAATTTAATCACTACTATTATGATGGTGATTCAGATTATATTTATACGGTTGAAAAAATATCATCTTATAGTGGGAGAAAACTGCATAAAAAGCGAAATCTCGTAAAACAATTTAAGACTTTATATGAAGTAGAGGTAAAACCTTTATTAAAAAATGATACTGAAAATGCAAAAAAAATTCTTGAAGAATGGATTAATGAAAATTCATTTACTAAAGAAGAAACTGATTTCTTTGAATGCCTTGAAGCTCTTGACCTTTTAGAAGAATTAGTTCTTTGTGGATTGATTTATTATGTAAACGGGAAACCAGCAGGTTTCATTATCGGAGAAGAACACAACCAAGATTTATTTTTGATACATTTTGCAAAAGGTTTAAAAAAATATAAAGGGATTTATCAATTTATTTATAACGATTTTGCAAAAAAACTACCTAATAAATATAAATATCTCAACTTTGAACAGGACTTAGGGCAAATGGCATTAAGAAAAGCAAAATCTTCTTATCATCCAGATATTCTGTTGAAAAAATATAGAATTAAATTAAAATAA